Below is a window of Lagenorhynchus albirostris chromosome 11, mLagAlb1.1, whole genome shotgun sequence DNA.
ATGAAACTCAGGGCTTTATTTGAGGCTGAGAGTCACTGACTGCTCTTGTCCTGTTTCCCTGCCAGACAGTAGGACAATAAGGCCCACGTAATTACCACAACACCCTGAGAAtactgaaggagagaaagaaactcCAGGAACTAGGGCCAGATTATTATCTGTTAATTATTATATAAGATTTTGCTTTGTCAAAGGACTGACTCTATTGCTTGACATTTGACCACCTCAGTGGGTGTGTCCAACCTGCTAAAACaaacatggggtggggaggggtggaattccgggaagagaaaggcaaattagAAAGGCTTTTGATTCTGATATCCATTCTAAGGCTCAGCCTAGCCCCTCCCAGATAGAAGACCTAATTAGCCTAATAATTCTTCTCAAGATTATCAAGATTATCAGATTCTTCCCAGTGGGAATCCTTTACACAATCGCTGCCCCATGTCCTCAGACTTCGAATCCTCCTTCCTTGCCCACCCACTGCCTCTCTAGTCCCTCTGAGGGGGCACCCCTTACTAGCCAGGATCCAGAGGGCACTGACCTTGCCATGTTTGTGgtgtttctgcttctttttatgagcttttctcattttcttttgcatCTTCTTGTCAATCATCATTCCTGGTCCTACCATGCCAGGAGCCAATGGATTCACAGGACACATGCCAGGGGCAGGTGGTGGGTATGGAGGGGGGTAGGGACCTGAGGGTTGGCATCCTGGATACCCCGGTGGCACAGGGTGACAGGGCCCACCAGGGGGAAAGGCTGGATTCCCCTGGGGTGCTCCTGGGGGAGTGGGAAAGGGGCCTGGAGGAAAGGTAGGGGTGGCAGGTGGTGGATGGGCAGGATTGCAACCTCCAGGGTACCCGACGTTAGGGGGGTGTGGATATGGCCCTTGCTGCCCTGGTGGAAGAAGCAAAGAATCAATTAAGATTAGAACTGCCCAGAACCTCtgacaacaaacaacaacaaaaagaagaggATTTCGTTTCTCACTCAATAGTTAAAGGCAAACAGAAAggtgaggaaagaaaatggagggtAGGGGAGACAAACTTACGTAAGAGAGATAAAAGGTAACGTCCCTGGCAGGGTGGGGGAGAAAGGGAGGCAGTGAACTCTAGGGAAGGATGAGAACATCGGTCAGCTATGGACTGAGGACTTTGCTTTTGCGGGTTCGGGGAGAGGTGGAGGAGAAACTGACACAGAAACCTTCTGTTGTGGCCCTTCTGAAAAGGGGTTGGAGCAAGAAAGGAGATCCCCCAAACACCTACCGGCATTGGGATTCCACATGTTCAGCTATTTCTTCCAGCCTGAGGAGAAACAAATGAAGGCAAGAAGCTGACGGCCCAGAAATGGGCAGGGGTTTTAGAGACCAAGCTCAACTCCAACGCCTCCCGCTCCGCAACAGCCTCTCAGAGAACTACCAAGACCTCCACAGAAGAAATGTTTCTTTCCACCCGTTCCTTCGCCCCCAACACCTATTCTATTCCTAGTTCCCTAACCACAGGAACCTTGCTCCCAGGGCCCCTCCACCTTCCACTAGCTCTGGCCGCGGCTGGAGGTTTCTAAGTCCTCCGGAGAGGGGCAGACTCCGCGAATCTCGCTATCCCCATCACTCAGAGACCGAGTCCGGAAGACTTTAGCCACCTATAAGCTGCGAAGGGATCTTAAACAACTTAACCGCTCCCGGAGAAGAGTGACGGGGGACaggacccccaccccaggctaaGAAAAGGACCTGCCTTGAGGCGAAAGGAGGTAGGCGGCTCAGGAAAGATTCTCAAACACTTACATGGCTAGACATACCCCCTCCCACATTAAAAAAGGCAAATACAGATCCTGGCTCCCAGCTGCGAAGGGACCCCCTCACCCAGGAATGgaagaaggaggaaactgaggaatcCAGGCGTCCAGTCACCTCTACCCCACTGCTTGGGCGGACTCCTCCTTTCAGCCTCCACTCTCACTTCCTGGTCACCCTCCCACTTTAAGCTTCAGCATCCGCCTCTGCTACCGCCTGATTGGTACTATGTGGTCATTCAGCATTACGATTGGAGAACATAGTCGTCAATCACTCTAGGCTCGAAGGCAGCATTTGAGGTAGGGGCGGAGCCAGGCGCTTCAGGACGCGGCAGTACAGAGGAGCGGGCGGGCCGGAAATTCCTGGGGGCGGGGCTAGGAGAAACCGGCTAGGAGAGGGCGGGGCCCGTTTCTGGGCGAAGTCCTTGAGTGCCTTGGGGAAACTCAACCCTTGACCTCTGAGCCCTTAGTCCAGTGGGCGCCACACCTTGTAATATGAATATACTGTGATAAGCAgtatacagacatatatatatatatatatatatatatatatatatatggatggaGCGCTTAAGGAAGGGCGGAGAGCTGCTAAATCTCACCCCAAGCCTCAATATTGCGGCCTCCCTCTTAGTCCCCacaggaaataagaaaacattctTGGGGAAAATACAGAGATTTCTAATCTCTCCTAGGATTCTCTATCTCAATTGCATAGCTCCGCCATCTGTCAAATTGCATAAACCAGAAACCAAGAAGTCGTCCTGATGgctctctctttccttcacctTTCCCCCGCATCTGCTTCCAACTTCAGGAAGGGTCCGTTTTGTTTCCCAAATAAATCTAGAATCACTACACTTCTCTCCATCGTCTCTGCTCCCAGCCTACCATCATCTCTCAACTGGATTGCAGCAATggcctctattttttttaataacacaaTTAACAAGCTTgatttaatgaatatatatagaACCATAcacccaaaatttaaaaatacttatcctTCTTAAgcatacataaaacatttttaaaaattggtctcAACTAATATAATTCAAATTTCAGAGAATtgtgtattatatactgtattctttgacctcaacataaaatataaatacaaatgaaaccgagcaggaccctgtggggccctcacGGGTACAAAAGTCTTTCGGTGTCCCCTTTTCTAGTTTGTAGGAAAAAGGGTttagcctcctagaccttccctgagttccaaagggcagattcaaacagttgctaattagggaagggagggaatgcagaaacaaagggtGAACAGTCAAAAAACAATAGTGCATCAATAAAGCAGGGTCCTGGTTTCTCCTGaaggtgagacaggctgggacctgggaccctttgctgcagtgctgcagttTTTGCACCTGGACCCACCTCTCctcgagcaacaaaatacaaagagacTGTACGGGACTAAAAATAatgtgcatgcacagttggggcaaattctggacaaaagatacaaaagagaccaaaaacccaactgccacttttgaagagcctgcAGCAAAtgcagggtactgcgcatgccccctgcacacaccaccacctaaggggtgggcaaaacacctaagccacccctccaacccgacccctggacacacccctaccctcaccccacatAAGGAACAAGCTCACCACCCACCCCTCAGGGAGCGAGCCAGAGAGGGAACCTGTTGTACATTCTTGCTCCCCCCTGCTGTAGCAGGGACCCCAGTAAagtcttgcctgaatttcttgtctgacctctgatcaatttctattgattaggGAGGCCAAGAACCCTCATCTGTAACAAAGGGATATACGTAAcaatatatttttgagttattcTGTGAAAACTAAGACCCCCACCCAGTTGGAGGATGGTAAATTCcagctgagcacaagattcctggaataCCATCtcagttacctcaccaccaaccaattaGAAGAAAGTCACATGTCCTGCAGGCCTCGCCCCAAactttgcctataaaaactcctccctgaaaaacatcaaaaaatttgggtcttttgagcacaaACCACTGGTTCTCCTTGCTCagtcctgcaataaacctttctctgctccaaactccaatgttctggtttggcctcactgtgcgtcaggCACAGGAGCTTGTGTGCATTCAGCAACACAAACATACatttggaagttaaaaaaaaagtcttgcaaATAACTTTGGGTCAAAGTATAATACATGATGGAAATTAAATACTTTGAACTCAACCATAATGAAAACATTACATCCCAAATTTGTGAGCTACAAAAAATCTGAAGATAAATTTTATACTGAGTTTGTCATCTTGAACTAAAATTTTtgatagattttttatttttttagatatttatttatttatttggttgcactgggtcttagttgcagtgcatgggatcttcattgtagcatgtgggatctttagttgcggcatgtgaactcttagctgcagcatgtagACTCTTAGTTGagatatgtgggatctagtttcctgaccagggaatgaacccaggccctctgcattgagagcacagagtcaacaactggaccaccagggaagtcccaattttttttttttttttttgctgtacgcgggcctctcactgctgtggcctctcccattgcggagcactggctccggacgcgcaggctcagcggccatggctcacgggcccagccgctccgcggcatgtgggatcttcccggaccggggcacgaacctgtgtcccctgcaacggcaggcggactctcaaccattgcaccaccagggaagcctggaagtcccaatttttaattttttaattaaaatttttttgttatatatattttattgaaatacagttgacatacaatattatgttttacataaccatagtacatattgatatatttttatatcaggTTTGTGCTAAATATTTGAGATGAATTGGGACTggcactgtttttgtttttaacgcAATTTATATCTGAGTTACTTCTTCCTTGTAAGATCATTGAGTTTGAAAGAAACTATTGATGTGTTTATATGGGCATGATGCCTcttagaatttaaatatttaaaactatttcttttttaaagcagctttattgaaatatagttcatataccatacaattcactcatttaaaggaTACAGTTCAATAGTTTTTAGCATATTCTGAGCTTGTGCAACCATTGccattatttaattttagaacattttttgtCCCCCTTAAAATAATTCCACACCCCATTAGTAGTGAATCCTCATTCCTCTCCCTACCTCTCCCCCATTCCGCCCAAGCCCTTAGCAACCACTAATCAATTTATAAATTCTCCTGTTTTATACAAACGGAAAATTGTACAACATGTGGCCTAtcgtgactggcttctttcactttgcataatatttcagggttcatccatgttgtagtaagAATCAGtagttcgttcttttttatgaagGAAATACTGAATAATATGCCACTgtttggatataccacatttagtttatccattcatcagctgatggacatttgaattgtttttacgTTTTGCCTATTATATATatcactgctatgaacattcatgtacaaatttgtGCATCCATATGTGTTTTTTATTATCAGCATAGAAATGTATTTGAATTCAAAATTATATGGTTATATTTAGAATAATGTAATAATTACCTAAAACACATATCATCCTTGGCTCTGAAATAGTTCTAaagatgtcattctttttttttttaatgtcatttttttgAAGTCAAAAAACATGTAGTAAGAATGTACAAGgaggactgccctggtggcgcagtggttaagaatccactgtCCAATGCTAGGGGACACAgtgtcgagccctggtccgggaagatcccacatgcggcagagcaagtaagcccgcgcaccacaactactgagcctgcgctctagagcctgcgagccacaactgcagagcccacaagccacaactactgaagcctgtgcgcctagagcccgtgctccgcaacaacagaagccacctcaatgagaagcctgggtgccgcaatgaagagtagctcccactcactgcaactagagaaagcccatgcagcaacgaaaaaccaacacagccaaaaataaataaataaataaaattgctaaaaaaaaaaaaaagaatgtacaaggaaacaaaaatataaaaaacaagttCGCTGAGTATTGGGAGTTGTTACAAGAGAGACACACCAAGATAAATGTAACAGAGTCCAAATTATATACCATGCAGCAAGGCGTTCTCTTGCTTTATCAACTCctagaaaataaattagtaacCTCAGTAATGCAAGAATACCACCACTTGGTTAACAGGACAAACTTTCTGAGGGACACAGGTAGTAATTCACTATACTTCCCTTTTCTATAAGTCCTTTCTTCACACCAGTTTATTTTTGTTCCCCTAAAATatgttttatccttttaaaaaaaatgtggttttatTTGTAAGTTGGAGTAAATAATATCCTGGTTGAAATATGCAACTATTTAGTTAAAGATGCTCAGGGAtcaaatttttgaaaaaggtCAGTCAGCTAGTTAGCAGGGACCATCAGaagctaacagaaaaaaaaatttcagatattATATGTTtgctaaatggattaaaaaaaaaaaagggcttccctggtggcacagtggtcgagagtccgcctgccgatgcaggggacacggcttcgtgccccggtccgggaggatcccacatgccgtggagcggctgggcccgtgagccatggccgctgggcctgcgcgtctggggcctgcgcgtctggaacctgcgctccgcaacgggagaggccacaacaatgagaggcccgcgtaccgcaaaaaaaaaaaaaaaaaaaaaaaaaaaaagaataagcagttAAAAATGGGTGAAAAATCCCAGGGTTTACTGTGACCAAGACAATCAAAAGCAGACAGACCCATTTACTTGTGGAGCAAGCTATAAGGAGGTTCCAAGATAGACTCTGGTTTCCAACAGTGTCCACCGCCAAAGGGCAAACTCAGAATGTCTCCTCCTCTGTAGAAACTGGAACACAGATGAGCAGGCTTTTTCTGAGTAGCCCTTCACATACATCATCCTGTAGATCTGATGGGCTTGACTGCCCAGAATGATTGGGCTCTTTGTGCTAACCACAGAGTCTTGTGCTAAGCCCGGATCCTTAGTCATGAGTGTTGTTCTGAATCCACCCTGATAGTTATCAGGCAAGGGAACTCCGTGAATCATGCCAGGTATGGGATTATAAGTATCACTTGACCAAAGCTGTCCTGAGCTCACATATAGGATTTTAGCCAATGGTTTTGGGTCAAGCCCCAACCTGATTCCCAGATTCATAGCATCAGCAGTTCCAATCATACCATCCATACCAGCAGCGTGTTGTAGCCGATCCTCACAGCCTGCCCAGTCCCAAGGGCTCCCAATGCACCACATTGGAGCCCTTGTACCCCAGCAACTCTTGGGCAGCAGCAAATTCATCTGTGACTCCTCCCACCATAAGCATTATGTTCCCAGACTGAGCAGCTCCCACACCACCAGAAACAGGGGCATCCATGAAAATTGCTCCCATTTTCTCAACTTTTTGGCCAATTCTTTCGAAACTGTAGGATCAATAGTACTGGAGTCTATTAATAGTGAGCCTTTCTTCACTTTTGTTGGAATTCCATTTGCTCCAGAATGAGCTTCTATTGCACTGATACTGGTGGGCAACACTGTAATAATTCCGTCAGCTTTTTTGGCTACATCTGCTGGGGAAGACACTACCTGTATACCTGCATCGAGAAATTCTTTGCATGCATCAGGGAACACATCATAAATAACAAGCGGATAGCCATGTTTCATGAGTTTTTTTGCCATTGGATGCCCCATTTGCCTAGTCCAGTGAATCCAGCTGGAATCTTAGAAGCCATTGACCTAGAACACACCGCTGCAAGGCTGGCCCCTGCCAGCGGCTCCAGTAGGGAGGCCCGAGGTCCTCCACAGAGCTGTAAGGAGGCTGCCTTGCTGCCCCGGCTCATCCACTGACTGTGAGGGTGCGTGGGGATGCGTGCAACCaccatatgttttcaattctgttGGGTATTTACTTAAGAGAGGAATTGCTAGGTAATACGGTaactgtatgtttaacttttttgaggaactgccagactacTTTCCAAAATAGCCACACCATTTTATacccccaccagcaatgtataagtgtTCCAATTACCCCACATCTGCACCAGCACTTGTTGCTGTCTGTCTTTATTAGTGTAGCCATGCTAGTGGGTACGAAGTGGTGTTTCATTAAATGTCCTGTCAGCATCCACTCTGGCCCTCTTCTAATTCATTCTCCCACCTCAGAAATTGTTTTCTAAAGCCAACTGTGACATCACCCTACTGCTTAAGATTCTTCAACGGCTTTGCATTATCCTTAAGACAAAGGTGGAAAGTATTTTTACATGTACGTATTCATTTTTGTTGAATAGGTAATATGTTCACATGCTTTGAAAACCAAAAAGGACCAAGAGGTAGAAAGTGAAAAGTCTCCCTCCCGCTCTTGTTCTCCTTTACCCAGCCTCCCCCAACCCACATAGCCCACACAACCACATAACTGGTTTCTTATATATACTTCCACAGTTTCTTCATTACAATCAAGCAAATACTGATATAAATTTATATCCCCTCTTTTAAGTATACAAACAGCAAACTATGCAGAGTTTAATTTGCAACTTTCCCCCCACTTAATATATCTTGGGGATGTTTCCATACCAGTCAGCACAGTGTGTCTTCAGTCTTTTTCACAACCCTATTTGATTCTTTTGTATGACGTACCATAATCAATTTAACCAGTCAAAAGATATTTGTGTTATTTTCCATCTTCTGCTACTAAAAACAATGCTGCAACAAATAACCTGACAAATAtgtcattttacatatttttacttttttatagatACTGATGAATTACCCTCCATAGAggttatatttatttacattctcaccagcaatacaTGAGTGTCTGTTTCCTCCAACTTGTCCAacaaaaaaatactcaaaatctTATTACTGCAATGTCTGCAGTGGTCTGGCCCTGCTACCTTGCTGGTCTCCTCTCATACTACTCACCCCTGGCTTTCTGCTCTTCAGCCCCTAGGCTTCTTTCATCCCTCCAGAAGATCTTGGTTCCATTTGCAggagggcctttgcacttgctgcttcTGCAGCCTGGAAtgctctccccatctctctccactTTGCCTAATTAAATCCTGCTCATTCATCAGCTCTCAGCTCCAGGATCACTTCTTCAGGGAAGCCTCCTTGACACCCTCGTCAGGTAAAACTCCTTTGTTGCAGCCTCTAGTCGAATCTTGTCTTTCCTTTAGCACACCTATCTCAGTTTATAATTAGACATGAATCAGTAATTACTTAATGTTAGCTTCCTAcattagactgtaagcttcttgaAAGTAAGGACACTTAACAGttcacacagtgcctggtacataggatGGTATAAATGAATACActgttaaataaataactacatgaatgaatgaatgaacaaatggacaAAGAGGAATAGAGCAAGGTGGTTCTGGAGTTAGAGagacttggattcaaatcctgactttgaCACttattgtgtgaccttgaataagttatttaacctcaattccctcatttgtaaaacagcggcaatggtacctacctcatagggttgtgatGAGATAATCGTGTGTCTGTCACATAATAAGTACTTACTATATACTACCATGTATTACTATCATGATTCTTGTTAATATTAAGAACTTTTACTGTTAGACTAGGATGATTTTAACCTCTCTTCAGGACCCTCATAGGTTGCCAATATCCTCCATACCTCTCTTCACCTACCTGCTAGTTGGGAAATTCTTCCTCAGATTTAaactcagatttattttttttttcccactccaagcagcttgtgggatattagttccctgaccagggatggaacccgtgacccctgctgtggaagcacagagtcctaaccacttgactgtcagggaattccctaaacgcagattatttaaaaagcatttaaataatGCTTGTAAAGCTCATTTCTCTGATTCATGAAATCATTAATGATTTACCATGcttctgtcattcattcattcaacaaatatttctcaatctatccaggtactgttctaagcactagGGATAGagtgaaaacacagagaaaaaatccTTGCCTTCATCGAGGTAATAACTTGGTGGGAGAggcagaatataaataaatatataataaaatgtcagaTAGTGATGTGTACTATGtagaaaaattaattgaaataagGGGAGGAGCTGTGGTGCCAGTATTTACAGATCCTTGTAAGCCATGGGaaagagtttagattttattctaagtgtgaaTGGAAGCCTCTGGAGGGTTAtgagcagaggaatgacatgatctgattttcattttaaaaaagtcattctgTAAACCAATGtttatagaagcattattcataacagcccaaagatggaaacaacccaaatgtccatcaacagatgaatggataaacaaaatgtggtatatgcatacaatggaatagtattcagccctaaaaaggaaggagagtctgacacatgctacactatggatgaaccttgaagatattatgctgagtgaattaagccaggcacaaaaagacaaatgctgtatgattccacttatatgaagtacctagagtagtcaaattcatagagacggaaagtaATCAGCAGGGACTGGAGGCAGTGGGGAATGGAGATTGATTGTTTAATAGGCAaagaatttaagtttaaaaagatgaaaaagttctggaggacgATGATCACAGTTGCACAACAgagtgaatgtatttaatgtcaCTGTACTGTAcgcttaaaagtggttaaaatggtaaaataataataatagtaattattattattattctggcTACTGTGTGGTGAAAGAGCAAAATAGGGAGAAATGGTTAAAGTGGAAGCAGAGAAcccagttaggaggctactac
It encodes the following:
- the PRR13 gene encoding proline-rich protein 13, with protein sequence MWNPNAGQQGPYPHPPNVGYPGGCNPAHPPPATPTFPPGPFPTPPGAPQGNPAFPPGGPCHPVPPGYPGCQPSGPYPPPYPPPAPGMCPVNPLAPGMVGPGMMIDKKMQKKMRKAHKKKQKHHKHGKHSSSSSSSSSDSD